Proteins from one Chaetodon auriga isolate fChaAug3 chromosome 19, fChaAug3.hap1, whole genome shotgun sequence genomic window:
- the stoml2 gene encoding stomatin-like protein 2, mitochondrial: MLRTLCRTGGALLQQTQRTVPRLWVTPAQQRWASSLPMNTVVLFVPQQEAWVVERMGRFHRILEPGLNFLIPLLDRIRYVQSLKEIVIDVPEQSAVSLDNVTLQIDGVLYLRILDPFKASYGVEDPEYAVTQLAQTTMRSELGKLTLDKVFRERESLNSNIVHAINQASDDWGIRCLRYEIKDIHVPPRVKESMQMQVEAERKKRATVLESEGTREAAINVAEGHKQAQILASEGEKAELINQAVGEAQAVLAKAEAKAKAIRLLSEALTEQNGNAAASLSVAEQYVSAFSKLAKESNTILLPSNTGDISGMVTQAMTIYGTLAKTTTKAAPEAVEENSEELVNQSTSPQ, from the exons ATGTTGCGGACGCTGTGTCGGACCGGCGGGGCTCTCCTGCAG CAAACCCAGCGGACCGTGCCCAGGTTGTGGGTTACGCCAGCCCAGCAGCGATGGGCGTCCAGCCTGCCCATGAACACTGTGGTCCTGTTTGTGCCCCAACAGGAAGCCTGGGTGGTGGAGAGAATGGGTCGCTTCCACCGGATCTTAGAGCCG GGTTTAAACTTCCTCATACCCTTACTTGACCGAATTCGCTATGTGCAGAGCCTCAAGGAGATTGTCATTGATGTCCCAGAGCAGTCTGCGGTATCTTTAG ATAATGTAACTCTACAGATTGATGGGGTGCTTTATTTAAGGATCCTAGACCCTTTTAAG GCCAGTTACGGTGTTGAGGATCCAGAATATGCCGTCACGCAGCTGGCACAGACCACCATGCGTTCAGAACTGGGCAAACTCACACTGGACAAAGTGTTCAGG gaaaGGGAGTCCCTCAATTCCAACATCGTCCACGCCATCAACCAAGCGTCAGACGACTGGGGAATCCGTTGCCTCCGTTATGAAATCAAAGACATACACGTTCCACCTCGTGTCAAAGAGTCCATGCAGATGCAG GTGGAGGCCGAACGCAAGAAAAGAGCCACAGTGCTGGAGTCTGAAGGGACGAGGGAAGCGGCCATTAATGTCGCAGAAGGTCATAAACAAGCTCAGATTCTGGCCTCGGAGGGTGAAAAAGCAGAGCTGATCAATCAAGCGGTTG GTGAGGCCCAAGCAGTGTTGGCCAAAGCAGAGGCAAAAGCTAAGGCTATCCGTCTGCTGTCGGAGGCCCTGACTGAGCAG AATGGAAATGCAGCAGCCTCGCTGAGTGTGGCCGAGCAGTACGTGTCCGCTTTCTCCAAACTAGCCAAGGAGTCCAACACCATACTTCTGCCCTCTAATACCGGCGACATCAGCGGAATGGTCACACAG GCCATGACCATTTACGGCACGTTGGCGAAGACGACCACAAAAGCGGCACCGGAGGCCGTGGAGGAGAACAGCGAGGAGCTTGTGAACCAGTCCACATCACCTCAGTAG